DNA from Rubrobacter aplysinae:
GGGTGTTCAACTCCCTGGCCCCGCAGCTCGCCGAGGAGGGCGCTGATCCCCTGGCCAGCATGGGCGCCGTGGACAGCATGGGCGTGTTCTCCGGGATCATAATCGGGCTGACGGCCGCCGGCCTCTACCGGCGCTACAACGACATCCGGTTGCCGGACTACCTGGCCTTCTTCGGCGGCAAGCGGTTCGTCCCCATAGTCACGGCTCTGGTGGCGCTCGTGCTGGGCGCGGTCTTCGGGTTCGTGTGGCCCGTGGTGGGCTCCGGGATCGAGGCGATGGGGCAGTGGCTCGTCGGGCTCGGAGCCGTGGGGACCGGGATCTACGGCTTCTTCAACCGCCTGCTCATACCGCTCGGGCTGCACCACGTGCTGAACACCTACATCTGGTTCCAGCTCGGCTCGTTCCAGGGGGCGGACGGCGTGGTCCACGGCGAGATCACGCGCTACTTCGCCGGGGACCCGGACGCCGGAAGCTTCCTCGCCGGGTTCTTCCCCATAATGATGTTCGGCCTCCCGGCGGCTTGCCTGGCCATGATCCGGCACGCCCATCAGACCAAGGTCGCCTCGGGTATCCTGCTCTCCGCGGCCTTCGCCTCGTTCCTCACGGGCATAACGGAGCCCATAGAGTTCGCGTTCCTGTTCGTCGCGCCGGTGCTCTTCCTGGTCCACGCCATACTGACGGCCTCCGCGATGGTCGTGACCACGCTGCTCGGCATTCAGATGGGCTTCGGCTTCTCCGCCGGGGCCATAGACTACGTGCTCAACTTCTTCGCGGAAA
Protein-coding regions in this window:
- a CDS encoding PTS transporter subunit EIIC, with the translated sequence MAASTSGQGRKFSWGSILGPLQSIGRALMLPIAVLPAAALLLRLGQDDLLGLPWMAAAGGAIFDNLSLIFAIGIAIGLTGSAGAAAVAAIVGYLVFSGVFNSLAPQLAEEGADPLASMGAVDSMGVFSGIIIGLTAAGLYRRYNDIRLPDYLAFFGGKRFVPIVTALVALVLGAVFGFVWPVVGSGIEAMGQWLVGLGAVGTGIYGFFNRLLIPLGLHHVLNTYIWFQLGSFQGADGVVHGEITRYFAGDPDAGSFLAGFFPIMMFGLPAACLAMIRHAHQTKVASGILLSAAFASFLTGITEPIEFAFLFVAPVLFLVHAILTASAMVVTTLLGIQMGFGFSAGAIDYVLNFFAENTDKPLLLLLVGILYGGVYYFVFSFFIKRFDLATPGRGGAEGTGGADWILPESQRGPAKGTEGGEESEASEKPEEERDADDVLAGNALAALGGRENVESVEGCITRLRCVVSEPESVDETRLKGLGASGVVKRGQVVQVVMGTQSDRIAERMNRQLKTEA